In the genome of Candidatus Bathyarchaeum sp., the window TCAATAACCCAATGTCTTGAGCCATCTTAAACGCTTTCTTTGTAAGCTGCGCAGTGAAGCCTTTACCCATCTTATCCAAAACAAGCTGAGAACCAGCCTCCACACCAAACCAAACAGCAATACATCCAGCGTCTTTCATTTTTTGAAGAAGCTCTTTGTTAACCATGTCAACACGAGTTCCACAATCCCAAGTCAACTTCAAGTTACGGTTATGAAGCTCTTTACAGATTTCTTCAACACGAGCTTGGTCAACAGTAAAAGCATCATCATAAAAGGTGAAGGTGCTTGAACCAAACGTCTTGTGAAGATACTCCATCTCATCCACAACATTTTTTGCGCTTCTCATGCGGTATCTTCGGCCAAACATTCTAACCGCAGAACAAAACTCACACCAATAAACACAACCACGACTGGTCATTAAGGGGAACATTACATCCCCATATTTTTTCAGACGATCCAAAGGCCACAAATGATGAGCTGGAAAAGGCAAACTGTCAAGGTCCTCAATGTATGGTCGGTCGGAGTTACGAATAAAACCGTCACCATCTCGACAAGTTATGCCCAAAATGTCATTAAATGACTTACCAGCTTCTATTCGCTGAACAAGTTCTAAGAATGTGTTCTCTCCTTCTTTTCGAGCGACAACATCTAAA includes:
- a CDS encoding radical SAM protein produces the protein KRKPDVVGMTSTTLTYKSALKIAEIAKQVHPDCLTVLGGVHVTFWDENALKECPSLDVVARKEGENTFLELVQRIEAGKSFNDILGITCRDGDGFIRNSDRPYIEDLDSLPFPAHHLWPLDRLKKYGDVMFPLMTSRGCVYWCEFCSAVRMFGRRYRMRSAKNVVDEMEYLHKTFGSSTFTFYDDAFTVDQARVEEICKELHNRNLKLTWDCGTRVDMVNKELLQKMKDAGCIAVWFGVEAGSQLVLDKMGKGFTAQLTKKAFKMAQDIGLLTIASVVFGFPGETKETAMETIKFIQELNPDDVGFYIATPYPGTPMAEQVIKNGWLRVTDFNKYDTATPIFELPDLTMQEVREIREKAFHKFYIRPTYILRMFSRGGTYGYSATKTALAHLLRAIKAKFR